The following is a genomic window from Manihot esculenta cultivar AM560-2 chromosome 9, M.esculenta_v8, whole genome shotgun sequence.
AAAAATCTAGCAGAAAATATAGGGGTTCGGAAGGAAAACCTGGTAGGAATCGGAGATCTTTTGTCTCTTAGGCACAATCCTAAAGCATAGTGCATATGCACTTCAAATAAAGGTGAATGAAACTTGTATAAATAGGAATGCACTGATTTTCCtcccttttgtttttttttagcAATCTCGATATAATATTTCATATATCAATTcgcaatttttaaaaaatgtaagaTTTTATTTGCTATCATCTCTTAATAAATATTAACTCAATAGTATTGGAATCGAGTTTAACAGAATCTAAGACACTAAAAGTATTAAATGGAGCCATCAATAAGTTCATTATTGGTAATTGGCAGattgtatttattaattataaataataataagataCAAGTATAAGGATACAGTATTTTGATCCTGTCAGGACCAGAACAGCATAGTATTCCACAGTATGAGTTGATCAGGGGACAAAGTACATAGGATTGGGAAGCTTAAATGTTCTGTTGCCTAAAAATTCTCCTTGTAGATCACTCCACTGGTCCCCTACATTTCCCCATATCCTATACCCTTCTTCTACTAGTTGCCTTCTAATATCAGATTTGAATGTCACTGCGCTTTGCCCTTTGTACGACGCCGTCCTGACAATATCAAGGCAATTCAAACAACAAAATTAATGACCACAATTAACCTTATATAAATTGTACATGTTCTTGCAGCCTTGCCACATaggattttatattaatttagatttaaattcaattaccCATATTAATCAGTCATGTTAGTTTTACACAATAAATTTTTGACTAAATCTGGTTCATTATATTCCGTACCTCAAAATTAATCGCTCATAGCCAATGAATCCTTGGCTATGCAAATTATCAACAGTGGCTTGGCCTAGAGTTTCTTGGTCTCTGCCAGTGACCAAGAACACCTTAAACCCAGTCTCCACCAGGTTCCTGAACAATCTGAACACCGGTGGAATCGCTGGACACCCTCCCATCAACGCCCACGCCTTGAACCCAGCCGGATCATATGGGTCGCACCTGCATCCACACAATTATTAGCCAACATCACCCTCTGCCATTCTCTAATGACCTTGTCAGACTATTGACTTAATTATATTAGAATTACTTTTCAAAATGAGTATTCCAactaaaacaataataataataataataaatttatcgcAAGCTGCATTAATAAAACATTGAATTATTTatcaaactaaataattttctttatattataaatatgaaaCGTACCCATATCTCTTTCCCTTGTAGTAAAACATATTGGAGATGCAAGTGTCATCAACGTCAAGAATCCATGCATCCAAGCCATCATCGGCGAGATCAATCCCACTCACGTAGCTCAAAATTTGTTCTGTAATGAACTCAACGTCCCTTTCATACTGCCCTCCGAGCATATAAGCTTCAATGTAGCGTAAGCACTGAACAGGGACAGTCCGCCACCCTCGCACATTGTTGGTCTCCACCGCCAACCTCCAGCTCAAGCAATAATTATTAATTGCTGTGTCAGGTGTTATATTGGCCCTGGCATAAGGCTTGAGGCCAGCCACCGCCTTGGAGAAGATTGCTAAGAAGAAAAGCACCATTAGCTCCTGCAAGCGTTGCGCCATTGCGTTGAACATAATATGCGCTTTTCGGCTCCTACGACAAAGTATAAGATCAAATTGGcggaaagagagaagaagagcaCAAGAAAACTTAGGCTTTCCAAGTATTTATAGGTATAAAATTTGAGAGCTCCACATCGGCAACTCATAAGCAACGGCCAAACAAATTAATTTGGCTTAAACCAATTTAGTAAAGGTAATGCATAAACTTAGGGGTGAGCagtcggtcggttcggttttgaaccgaatcgaataaatcgaaaaccgaaattttagtgtttataaaaaccgaaccgaactgattttggtcaaaaaccgaatcgaaccgaaccggtctgattcggttcgatttgatcggtttcaatttttaataattttttattttttacactttatttttaatactttaaaatttaattaaaatattttaattttagtatgatttaatttctctatattattaaaaaaacatattattatcactaatcgattcggttcggttttttcgatttttttctgatcaaaatcgaaccgaaccgaaataactaaaatttctgaaattaaaaatcaaaccaaactgaaatatataaaaaaccgaactaaacttttaaatcaattcgattcgatcaattttttcgatttagaccgaatactgctcacccctacataAACTAGTGGGCAGTGTCCCAACAAAccataaaaaaatcattagaCTCGTAACacaaacataaattaaaataaattatttgatataatTACACTCGATAAGGTTAAAGTTTGAcgtatgataattttataataattttaatgtcgcataaaatataattaattatatgtataatattatgcataatatcataataaattaacgtgaaaatatttataatttttattaataacatgttttatgttttaaaaatatattgataaacgataaatttataattaatatataaaataaaataaataggatATTGATCTTAATTTACTGATTTATAGAAGAGGTCTTTAGTCCACTTGTCTTTCTCGTGGAATTTTTTATTCAGCAATAGCACTTGTTAGCTCAAGTAATTATCATGTGGATCGACACAAATTGACTTCACATTAACCAAAACACACGTTATGGAAAGGAAATTTTGTAGAAAGTGCAATCCAGATTTGATTTCATttggattttataaaaaaaattattgtatataaaataatttatattaaataaaattgtgaATTTTAGTGGGACAAAATCACAATCATGGGCAATTTGTTGTTGGAAAAGATAGGGATTGATAGATTAAGTTACCAATGAGATGATGAAGGGACAGGAGATACAAGGATGGAGGAATATCGAATCATTATCTTATGGAAACTTCACTGAAATTTGTAACTTGACTCTATTTCTAGCTCCAAGTcctcttttgtttttcctttcactaataatgtaatgtaattattttAAACCAAGCAGAGCCTAAATCACAAAGAatgtttttgtatttttttaacctAATTGTCTAACTATTTCATTCAATATTGATTTGAATTGAAGTTAGAATCCTCAAAGTAGTAGTGTTTATATTTCCAAGCAAAGAATAAAGGAAGAAATGTAAGAATCCATCCAatcattaaaatagtataaatatttcacagtaatttgtaataaaataatgTCATACATAtgacaaattttttttaaaaaaagagtttttttactaaaaaaaattattaaagaatGAAAAGtaacaaagaaataaaaagcaAAGAATAAATCTGAACACAAAGATTTTCTTTAGACTTTAGGTTACCGGCGATAGAAGAAAACGCCTTCAGCAACAGACAATTAGCCACATGTTTCAGCGATTTACAGGAaagaacaattttttttttttccttgtagAAAATTGCTAAAGGGAAGCATCTGCTGCACATGCTAAAGACGACGGCTGGTTCAGTGCCGTGCTCTGACGAATCGTTTACTGGTTCAATTTTGTGTCGCATGCCATTTGATTAGTCTCTTATGATAATAcgaaaacttttttttattaattttttataaaatatctaaattatatttttaaaaataaatatgtaaataatataaatattatcataaaaaattaatttatatttaagggcatacataaaacaaaaaaaatggaATATTATCCACCAATAGATTAAGCTTTTAGCGACAGGGAAATCTAAGATTTAGAAAGAAAGTTACCTAAATTTTAAAGGGGGTGGATCGACATCTCATGAAAGAGATGTGATAGCTTGGAAAATGAAATGAAAGCAGTTGTTGATGATCTTGCACGGGCAACGAACTATAACCAATTGGCATGGCTATTTATAGGGAAGAGCAGCAGAGAGCCTCAAGATGGGAAGCCCACTGAGCAGCAAGTTAATGATCAGCTGGGTGGAGTTGGCGTCAGCTCCCACAATGAGTTGTGACGGAGAGAAAATTTA
Proteins encoded in this region:
- the LOC110622179 gene encoding acid phosphatase 1; this encodes MFNAMAQRLQELMVLFFLAIFSKAVAGLKPYARANITPDTAINNYCLSWRLAVETNNVRGWRTVPVQCLRYIEAYMLGGQYERDVEFITEQILSYVSGIDLADDGLDAWILDVDDTCISNMFYYKGKRYGCDPYDPAGFKAWALMGGCPAIPPVFRLFRNLVETGFKVFLVTGRDQETLGQATVDNLHSQGFIGYERLILRTASYKGQSAVTFKSDIRRQLVEEGYRIWGNVGDQWSDLQGEFLGNRTFKLPNPMYFVP